CGGCGGGCGCGGGTGTAGCGCTTCTCAGCGTTCTGCACGGCGCTCAGGCTCGGCTCCAGGCTCAGGGGCTGCTCGCCGCTGCCGTCAAAGGCAGGCAGGAGGGCGCTGGCTGCACCTCCAGGCACAGTTTGCGCGTACGCCATCAGCAGGTCGGCCTCGGCACGGTCGCGCACGGCGTCATCCAGGCCCGTTTCGGCGCGGGTCACGTCCGAGAGCTGGTTGCGCAGCAGCGTCAGGCGTTTTTCCAGTGGCTCGCGCAGGGCCTTTCGCAACGCCGCCGCTTTTTCACCACGCGCCGCCTCACGCGCGCCCCCCTGCAGCGTCCCTTCACTCACCGTTGGGTCGCGGACCACACTCTGCACGGCGGCCAGCACCTCTGGCCAGCGCTCAGCCGGCGCCTCATCGGCCCGTAGCCCCGCGCGCCGCAGCAGCTCGGCGCCCAGAAGAGGCCCCAGGCCGTCAAGGTGTTCGCGCCAGCGCCCCACGGGGACCCCCGCCAGCGCCTGGGCCTCTTCTGGGCCGAGAGTGCGGGGGTCCAGCTTGTTGTAGGGCGGCGGCGGCGTGTACACGCCCCCCGTGCGAATGGTGCGGAACCGGTTGCGACTGCCCGTAATCTCGCGGGCGGCCATCACGATGCGGCCCGCAAAGCCCTCGCCCTGATCCAGCACCAGCAGGTTGGCGTTGCGGCCCGTCACCTCAAACAGCAGCCGGGTGGGCGCCTGGTCCACAAAACCGGTTTCGCCGGCAAAGTGCAGGGCAATCACCCGGTCGAGTTTCAGCTGCTCGGCACGCAGCAGGTCGCCGCGCACCCGCGCCGTCAGAAAGCGCTGAAAAGGATTGTGGGCCTCACCGCGCAGCCGCTCCCGCGACAGGAACACCACGGGCGTGGGCGGCCGGTAACTGAGGACCAGATTGCTGCGGCCGTTCAGACCAGGCCCGTCCAGCAGCAGCGCGGCGGTGGTTTCATCCGGGAAAGCCCAGCCCAGGGTGCGCAGGGGCAGCAGGGGCTCCAGCTCGGCCAGCACCCGCGCGAGCATCAGACCTTCCATAGCAGGCCTCCGGGGGGAACGGGCGAACACATGCGGGGCATGCTAGCAGCGGCGGGGGGCCAGTGCCCTCCAGCAAATGGCCGAGGGCGCGGGAGACTCCCGCGCCCTCGGCCACCTAAATGCTTTACCAGA
Above is a genomic segment from Deinococcus betulae containing:
- a CDS encoding Rqc2 family fibronectin-binding protein, which translates into the protein MEGLMLARVLAELEPLLPLRTLGWAFPDETTAALLLDGPGLNGRSNLVLSYRPPTPVVFLSRERLRGEAHNPFQRFLTARVRGDLLRAEQLKLDRVIALHFAGETGFVDQAPTRLLFEVTGRNANLLVLDQGEGFAGRIVMAAREITGSRNRFRTIRTGGVYTPPPPYNKLDPRTLGPEEAQALAGVPVGRWREHLDGLGPLLGAELLRRAGLRADEAPAERWPEVLAAVQSVVRDPTVSEGTLQGGAREAARGEKAAALRKALREPLEKRLTLLRNQLSDVTRAETGLDDAVRDRAEADLLMAYAQTVPGGAASALLPAFDGSGEQPLSLEPSLSAVQNAEKRYTRARRREEVYLRLAEREAPLRADLADAEARLRDLDTAELDALEALSAQLVSERPEKSPYGARFTTPSGHEALVGRNNKENAVLTHRLGRSTDHWFHAQGYPGSHVLVRSGGRDLDLPDILYAARLAAAHSKARGSSNVPVDYTRIKHVWRPRGAPAGQVHYTDQKTVFVDGTLPEAN